In Planctobacterium marinum, the DNA window GCAGCGAGGGTTGGTTGCAGCACTTCCGCTTTTGCTTGCGCATGCTGCATCACAGCGCTCAACGCTAAAGAGCCAGTTAATAACAGTGAAAGCATTGGTTTTTGAGTTTTCATAACAGACTCCTATTGAAACACATGAGTTTGACGACCGGGCACCAGGTACCAATCTGGCTTGAGCAGCCCTGATGACTCTACCCAATCTTGGTAGTCAGGATAGGCCCACAGAACGTCTATGTACTCACGAGGGTATTGCCAATCGCTGTTGAGCTTTAATCCCCAAGGCAAGTTTTGCGCATTTTTGTAATAGCGCTGCTGGGCTGGGTCGGAATCATCGGCGTGGGTGCCGAACAAGTAGGGATCAGCCAGGTCAGTTGGACCGTAACCTGCGAAATGGATTTCGTGGCCGCGTTTATTGCTGCGGAAGATAAAAAAATCCAAATCAGCGTGCAGGAGTTGACTTAAATCTTCGTGGAAATCTACCTCAAAACTAAAGGGCACAGGAGGGAACTTCTCACAGTGCAGGTGAGTGTTGAAGTGAGAACATTGGCCGCTACTTTCACCGGTCTGCGTGTATAAAGTGGAGTTACGCCATAGCTGAATAACTGCGTCAGTCTGATAGTCTTCGGTAAATTTGTCGAACCGCTCACCAGCAATACTCAAGCTCGCCGATTTAACTGCGTCTGGCGCTACATCCATTAAACGCAGTGCAAACCCGTTAGCATTAGACGCCCCTCTGGCATCGATAAAGCCGCTGATTTTTAGTCCAGAAATCCCGCCTTGTGCACTGTAAATGGTTTGCAAACGCTCACGAATAACCAGGTCGTTCATGTCGTAATCACCCAGTTTGGGCCAATTGTCTTCATAAGCTAAAGTTACCCAGTCCTGCTGACTAGGGTAGTAACTGCTGTAAGCCTTGCGATAATCATTGGGAAACTCGTCTTGCTCATCAGCGACACCATCTGCATCACTATCATTGACTTTGGGCATTGTCACCAATGTATCTTTTTGAATGGCAGTACTTGGTGTAGCTTTCACGCTAAATACAGCATCATTGAAGTCATTGTCCCCCCAAGTGCGTGGTAAATCCTCAAACCCCATAATGACCTCCTGTACTTCTTCATCATAAAGTAATACCACGTGCTGACGCAGTTCGGCAGTGTGTTCAGGATTGAGATCGCTGAGGGAGTAGTAGTAAGGAATGCGGTTATCTTTCACCCCAGTCCACCATGAATAACCATTGGCGGCGATGAAAAAGCCGATTGTGGTGCCCGCGGTAAATTCACCAATATTCACTCGATGGCCCGTTGCCATGTGTGGATAAGAGAGGTTAGGAAACACAATAGTCACGTCCACATCCTCTTTTCTGGTGGGCGGATTACCCGTGGGATAGCTGAAGAAGCCGAAGGCATTTTTGTACCCGGCTCCTTCATGCAAGAAGGTTACATAAACCTCGGCTGTTTCAGTCAAGGTGATAGTCGAGCCGGTGTCATCAGTTAAAAACGCTTCGTTTATTTTGGACTCTGGTAGTGCGTTGTTAATACGTTGAAAAAAATCAGCAGAGTATTCTTCTCGTGCCCAAATCATGTTCTGTGGTTTTCCGGTGTTTTGGTTGTAACCCACTGGCCAGTTTTGCCCAGACAAGAATTGCCACTGATAAACCCCATTAATCATTTCTGAGGCACGTGGCATCGATGTAATCAGCGATCCCAACATCATGGTGGCGATAAACATAGCGGTAGATTTTCGCATTTCTGTTTCTCCAGTTATTTTCTGTCATGACTAGAGCGAGGACCATGCCAAACCTGAATAAACAATAAAATTCAATGGCTTATGTATTTTTAGAGAAAACTTCTAGAGAGAATTTTTGCATTTCGCATTGCAAATCGAGGATTTTTCGCAAAATGGCGAGACTTTTCTCTGCTCAAAAAGTGCCAGTACCCGCCAAAAGCTAATAAAACGTACCTGGCCCGTTTCGTGCGTAATAGAGCAAACACAGTGATAAATTCGGAGTTACGGCAACATGCAACATGCCACCGAACAAAAGAACATGATGGTGTTTTCTATCGCCCTTAATGGCTATCAGTGGTTGTATCGCCACTGTATCAATAGCCATCGCGAATACGCAGACAGAATTAATGCTGAGTACGTTTGCGTGTCTCGCCCCAGATTTACGTCGATGGGCATTGAATGCTGTTGGTTGAAGCTACTCCTTCTCAGAGAGGCATTAAATAAGGGATACCAATGGGTCTTGTTTATTGATGCCGACGCCTACGTACAACAAGAAGCTCCCGATATCCGTTTACACGCAGACGAAGCGAAAAGTATCTATATGGCAAATGGAAAGACAGGTCGGTTTAACTCGGGTGTTATTTTGTTACGCAACGGGAAACCAGCAAAACAATTCATCGATGAGGTGATTGCATCAAAAGGACAACCCTTAGCCAAAGCACATCAAGTGGGCTGGGGCGAAAATGGTTATATTATTCAAGCCGCCGCTGCAAATCCTCATGTCGCCAGATTACCACTTCAGTGGAATAATACCTGGCAACCGGACCTGGCTGATCATATCCGACACTTTAATCACGGTGTGATGCGCAACCAAAATCCACACTACCAGTTTTACAACCTGATACACCGGTATCTGGCCAAATTTACCAGAGCCATGAACACACTACGCTCAAGTGTTGATAACTTGTCATCTCACAATGATGTTGAATCAACCCTGTTAAAGCTCTTTACCCGCACACAAAAAGTCTATCCGCAATTTTTCTGATAACAATCGAAAACTCCACTGCCAATGTTTTTCAAAATAAAAATGCAAATTGAAAAAGAGATCGAAAAAAGCATTGCAATTTGCAAATCAACAATAACAAAAAAACAACATTTACCTTAATTTTCAATCACTTAAAAACTGGCACAGCTTAAGCAATATCTTTTTCAAGCTCACCACATAATGAAGTTTGAACAGGAGAATGGTCATGAGCAACACTCACTCTCAAAGCAGACACAACACAAATCAGGTCAGTCTGTTGCTACGTGCTACAGAATGCAGTTTTTCGATGCTGGTGCTTGTATTGGTTTCACCTCTAATGGCCATCAATGCATTATTGGCCGTCTTGCGCGGCGAAAACGTCACCAAAGAACAGCATAAAATTGATGCACTTGGCCGCCGCGTGACATTCAAACACTTCAATTGCGGCGTATTAAAATCTAGTCCGGTACTTTGGCAGGTGTTAAAAGGCGACTTACACTTCTGTGGCGCGACTTGTGAGCACAGAGTCAGCAACGACACACTATCTCGACTTGACTCAAAAAAGCTGCCTTCTGGGCTTGTTAGTTTACATGCCTTACACAGCCGTAGTGGCCTGGCAATTAGCTGTCCCGATAGCCTTTATCAAAAGCAAGCGGCCATGAGTTCTCTAAAACTGACTGGATTGCTGGTGCGCTTTGCTTTCAACGCTGTATTCTATCGCAGCGATGAGTTGGCAAGCCCGGCTCGACTACCTCTGTACGGTTTAAACATCAACAATACCCAGATGGAAAAAGCGATTGCCTGGTTCACCGACGGTACGTTTTTCCGCGGTATCAAGCGCAGTAGCTTAAATCTGCAGCGTCCCAAAATCAGTTTCTTTGTTAATGCTAACTCTGTGAACCTGGCACAGCGCAACCCGGAATTCAAAGCCGCCCTGAAAAAAGCCGACTGTTTGTTTGGCGATGGCTCAGGC includes these proteins:
- a CDS encoding LruC domain-containing protein produces the protein MRKSTAMFIATMMLGSLITSMPRASEMINGVYQWQFLSGQNWPVGYNQNTGKPQNMIWAREEYSADFFQRINNALPESKINEAFLTDDTGSTITLTETAEVYVTFLHEGAGYKNAFGFFSYPTGNPPTRKEDVDVTIVFPNLSYPHMATGHRVNIGEFTAGTTIGFFIAANGYSWWTGVKDNRIPYYYSLSDLNPEHTAELRQHVVLLYDEEVQEVIMGFEDLPRTWGDNDFNDAVFSVKATPSTAIQKDTLVTMPKVNDSDADGVADEQDEFPNDYRKAYSSYYPSQQDWVTLAYEDNWPKLGDYDMNDLVIRERLQTIYSAQGGISGLKISGFIDARGASNANGFALRLMDVAPDAVKSASLSIAGERFDKFTEDYQTDAVIQLWRNSTLYTQTGESSGQCSHFNTHLHCEKFPPVPFSFEVDFHEDLSQLLHADLDFFIFRSNKRGHEIHFAGYGPTDLADPYLFGTHADDSDPAQQRYYKNAQNLPWGLKLNSDWQYPREYIDVLWAYPDYQDWVESSGLLKPDWYLVPGRQTHVFQ
- a CDS encoding WecB/TagA/CpsF family glycosyltransferase gives rise to the protein MSNTHSQSRHNTNQVSLLLRATECSFSMLVLVLVSPLMAINALLAVLRGENVTKEQHKIDALGRRVTFKHFNCGVLKSSPVLWQVLKGDLHFCGATCEHRVSNDTLSRLDSKKLPSGLVSLHALHSRSGLAISCPDSLYQKQAAMSSLKLTGLLVRFAFNAVFYRSDELASPARLPLYGLNINNTQMEKAIAWFTDGTFFRGIKRSSLNLQRPKISFFVNANSVNLAQRNPEFKAALKKADCLFGDGSGIRVAARSRQLKLLDNINGTDVLPLLCKAMQQQNKRLFLLGAKPGIAQKMADNMKKLFPELEISGVQHGYFAPSQNNDIIQHINSSKTDVLLVAQGSPLQETWVIDNAAKLDCESVLAVGGLFDFYSGEITRAPMWMRETGLEWVWRLMQEPVTKFNRYVIGVPEFMFRTFVLKQANQE